A section of the Lepus europaeus isolate LE1 chromosome 10, mLepTim1.pri, whole genome shotgun sequence genome encodes:
- the SLC2A4RG gene encoding SLC2A4 regulator isoform X1, which translates to MEGERHLAPDSGCGCPQSGAAGPNPDALRAEAPPTLRAPLQGPCVGGGSAGPEFALPQEPGAAGLGAPGPWAGAASARIPVPAQRPEEVVAAAALTSLSSGPRPLAAPACSHSPEPGWEPWREALVWPPGSGDWGWDPSREQPSPSTPLPPLFPEAAHFLFGGPTLRKRKSSVRVLFQCLWKSCGTVLGTAPAMQRHIRLVHLGSRQAEPEQSDGEEDFYYTELDIGVDVLARGLSSLAPASPTASVPPTLLRPEPPPPVLTAAAPSQAGRSDPAHQGCLAPPEVRTCVPALPCQLSASLRRPRGDAKKCRKVYGMERRELWCTACRWKKACQRFLD; encoded by the exons ATGGAGGGGGAGCGCCACTTGGCGCCCGACTCGGGCTGCGGATGCCCCCAGTCCGGCGCCGCGGGCCCGAACCCGGACGCGCTGCGAGCCGAAGCGCCCCCGACCTTGCGCGCACCGCTGCAG GGCCCCTGCGTGGGCGGCGGCTCTGCGGGCCCGGAGTTCGCGCTGCCGCAGGAGCCCggggccgcgggcctgggggccccgGGGCCGTGGGCGGGGGCGGCGTCGGCGCGCATCCCGGTGCCAGCACAGAG GCCGGAGGAGGTCGTGGCCGCCGCAGCCCTGACCAGCCTGTCCAGTGGCCCCCGCCCGCTGgcggccccagcctgcagccacagcccag AGCCCGGCTGGGAGCCCTGGAGAGAAGCCCTGGTCTGGCCACCAGGCAGTGGAGACTGGGGCTGGGACCCGAGCCGCGAGCAGCCCTCTCCGTCCACCCCGCTGCCCCCGCTGTTCCCTGAGGCAGCCCACTTCCTGTTTGGGGGGCCCACcctgaggaagaggaag AGCTCGGTCCGGGTCCTGTTCCAGTGCCTGTGGAAGAGCTGTGGGACGGTGCTGGGCACGGCGCCCGCCATGCAGAGACACATCCGCCTGGTGCACCTGGG cagcaggcaggcagagccCGAGCAGAGCGATGGCGAGGAGGACTTCTACTACACAGAGCTGGACATCGGTGTGGACGTGCTGGCCCGTGGGCTGTCCAGCCTGGCCCCGGCATCCCCCACGGCCTCCGTGCCCCCCACTCTTCTCCGCCCGGAGCCCCCGCCCCCTGTGCTGACCGCTGCGGCCCCCTCCCAGGCAGGCCGCAGTGACCCTGCCCACCAG ggctgcctggcGCCCCCCGAGGTCAGGACCTGCgtgcccgccctgccctgccagcTCAGTGCCAGCCTGAG GAGGCCCCGCGGGGACGCCAAGAAGTGCCGGAAGGTGTACGGCATGGAGCGTCGGGAGCTGTGGTGCACGGCCTGCCGGTGGAAGAAGGCCTGCCAGCGCTTCCTGGACTGA
- the SLC2A4RG gene encoding SLC2A4 regulator isoform X2, with the protein MEGERHLAPDSGCGCPQSGAAGPNPDALRAEAPPTLRAPLQGPCVGGGSAGPEFALPQEPGAAGLGAPGPWAGAASARIPVPAQRPEEVVAAAALTSLSSGPRPLAAPACSHSPEPGWEPWREALVWPPGSGDWGWDPSREQPSPSTPLPPLFPEAAHFLFGGPTLRKRKSSVRVLFQCLWKSCGTVLGTAPAMQRHIRLVHLGRQAEPEQSDGEEDFYYTELDIGVDVLARGLSSLAPASPTASVPPTLLRPEPPPPVLTAAAPSQAGRSDPAHQGCLAPPEVRTCVPALPCQLSASLRRPRGDAKKCRKVYGMERRELWCTACRWKKACQRFLD; encoded by the exons ATGGAGGGGGAGCGCCACTTGGCGCCCGACTCGGGCTGCGGATGCCCCCAGTCCGGCGCCGCGGGCCCGAACCCGGACGCGCTGCGAGCCGAAGCGCCCCCGACCTTGCGCGCACCGCTGCAG GGCCCCTGCGTGGGCGGCGGCTCTGCGGGCCCGGAGTTCGCGCTGCCGCAGGAGCCCggggccgcgggcctgggggccccgGGGCCGTGGGCGGGGGCGGCGTCGGCGCGCATCCCGGTGCCAGCACAGAG GCCGGAGGAGGTCGTGGCCGCCGCAGCCCTGACCAGCCTGTCCAGTGGCCCCCGCCCGCTGgcggccccagcctgcagccacagcccag AGCCCGGCTGGGAGCCCTGGAGAGAAGCCCTGGTCTGGCCACCAGGCAGTGGAGACTGGGGCTGGGACCCGAGCCGCGAGCAGCCCTCTCCGTCCACCCCGCTGCCCCCGCTGTTCCCTGAGGCAGCCCACTTCCTGTTTGGGGGGCCCACcctgaggaagaggaag AGCTCGGTCCGGGTCCTGTTCCAGTGCCTGTGGAAGAGCTGTGGGACGGTGCTGGGCACGGCGCCCGCCATGCAGAGACACATCCGCCTGGTGCACCTGGG caggcaggcagagccCGAGCAGAGCGATGGCGAGGAGGACTTCTACTACACAGAGCTGGACATCGGTGTGGACGTGCTGGCCCGTGGGCTGTCCAGCCTGGCCCCGGCATCCCCCACGGCCTCCGTGCCCCCCACTCTTCTCCGCCCGGAGCCCCCGCCCCCTGTGCTGACCGCTGCGGCCCCCTCCCAGGCAGGCCGCAGTGACCCTGCCCACCAG ggctgcctggcGCCCCCCGAGGTCAGGACCTGCgtgcccgccctgccctgccagcTCAGTGCCAGCCTGAG GAGGCCCCGCGGGGACGCCAAGAAGTGCCGGAAGGTGTACGGCATGGAGCGTCGGGAGCTGTGGTGCACGGCCTGCCGGTGGAAGAAGGCCTGCCAGCGCTTCCTGGACTGA